Proteins encoded within one genomic window of Panicum virgatum strain AP13 chromosome 1N, P.virgatum_v5, whole genome shotgun sequence:
- the LOC120655257 gene encoding DEAD-box ATP-dependent RNA helicase 58, chloroplastic-like yields MAAAVPSGYAPPLPTTIFNPTPGTGFAPFTLRLRLRPRRAAAVTAAAATLREVCAGRVPDHVLQRAEEVGYVVPTEVQEQSLPLLLSGQDCILHAQTGSGKTLAYLLSVFSAIDFGRSSVQALVVVPTRELGIQVTKVARILAAKACTVMALLDGGMLKRQKSWVKAEPPAIIVATVPSLCQMVERRTFNLQSVRVLVIDEVDFIFGSSKQVSSLRKILTSYSAASSRQTIFASASIPQHNRFLHDCVQHKWTKSDVVHVHVNPVQPMPAHLCHKYVVCTKKERLHVLLSLLERDAPKSTIIFVAEQSERSKKAGNPPSTAVVVEFLKSSYKGSLDVLLLEEDMNFNARAASFSEVKGRGFMLVSTDIASRGFDLSQTSHIYNFDLPRMATDYLHRAGRTGREPFSRLECGVTTLITEDEHFVLQRFQNELKFHCEELPLESMFTFNS; encoded by the exons atggcggcggccgtccccTCCGGCTACGCGCCTCCGCTCCCTACCACCATCTTCAACCCTACCCCCGGGACCGGCTTCGCCCCGTTCActctgcgcctccgcctccgcccacgtcgcgccgccgctgttaccgccgccgccgccaccctccgtGAGGTCTGCGCCGGCCGCGTCCCGGACCACGTCCTGCAGAG GGCTGAGGAGGTTGGGTATGTCGTGCCCACCGAGGTGCAGGAGCAATCCCTGCCGCTTCTGCTGTCCGGCCAGGATTGCATTCTCCATGCGCAG ACAGGCTCTGGGAAGACGCTGGCCTATCTCTTGTCTGTCTTCTCTGCCATCGACTTCGGCAGGTCCTCCGTGCAAGCACTGGTTGTCGTCCCCACAAGGGAGCTTGGCATACAG GTTACCAAGGTTGCTAGAATTCTCGCAGCCAAGGCTTGCACCGTCATGGCTTTGCTCGATGGTGGCATGCTCAAAAGGCAAAAGAGCTGGGTCAAG GCAGAGCCCCCTGCAATAATTGTAGCTACGGTGCCAAGCTTGTGTCAAATGGTTGAGAGGCGCACTTTCAACCTTCAATCCGTTAGAGTGTTAGTTATCGATGAG GTTGATTTCATTTTTGGGTCATCAAAGCAAGTAAGCTCCCTTCGCAAAATATTAACCTCTTATTCAGCAGCCTCTAGTCGTCAAACCATATTTGCAAGCGCATCGATCCCTCAGCACAATCGCTTTCTGCATGACTGTGTACAACATAAGTGGACCAAG AGTGATGTGGTTCATGTTCATGTCAACCCTGTACAGCCCATGCCTGCGCACCTATGTCACAAATATGTG GTCTGCACTAAGAAGGAAAGGTTGCATGTTTTACTATCCTTGCTTGAGAGGGATGCACCAAAGTCCACAATCATATTTGTTGCTGAACAG TCTGAGAGATCAAAAAAGGCAGGAAATCCTCCTTCAACCGCTGTCGTAGTTGAGTTCCTAAAAAGTTCATACAAGGGAAGCCTAGATGTGCTTCTCTTGGAAGAAGATATGAATTTCAATGCTCGAGCTGCCTCATTCTCT GAAGTGAAGGGAAGAGGTTTCATGTTGGTCTCAACGGACATAGCAAGCAGAGGGTTTGACCTTTCTCAAACCAGCCACATATACAACTTTGACCTTCCCAGGATGGCGACCGACTATCTGCACCGTGCTGGAAGAACAGGGAGAGAGCCATTCTCCAGGTTGGAATGCGGCGTGACAACCCTGATAACAGAGGATGAGCACTTCGTGCTACAGAGATTTCAGAATGAGCTCAAGTTCCACTGTGAAGAGCTGCCCCTGGAGTCCATGTTCACGTTCAACTCGTGA
- the LOC120655258 gene encoding transcription initiation factor IIA subunit 2-like, translated as MATFELYRRSTIGTCLTETLDELVSSGAVSPELAIQVLVQFDKSMTDALDSQVKSKVNIKGHLHTYRFCDNVWTFILTDATFKSEEISETLSKVKIVTCDSKLLQPHQP; from the exons ATGGCCACCTTCGAGCTGTACCGGAGGTCCACCATCGGCACCTGCCTCACTGAGACGCTTGACGAGCTAGTGTCCAGCGGGGCCGTCAGCCCCGAGCTCGCCATTCAAGTCCTTGTGCAGTTTGACAAG TCCATGACTGACGCGCTGGACAGTCAGGTCAAGAGCAAGGTTAACATCAAG GGCCATCTGCACACCTACAGGTTCTGCGACAATGTCTGGACCTTCATTCTTACAGATGCAACCTTCAAAAGCGAGGAGATTTCAGAAACACTGAGCAAGGTGAAGATTGTGACCTGCGATTCTAAGTTGCTGCAGCCTCATCAACCATAA